The genomic segment CGGCGTCGAAGCCTGACTGCCGACGGCCGCCTGTTCTCGTTCGACTGGGTCCACTCGGATCCTGTCGTCGCGCTCGACGAGGTCGTCCCTTGCGGGCGACCGGGCTCAGAACCGTGTCGCAACGCATCGGATCGCAGAGCGAGCGGCCAGGCCGCGTCGCACTTGCGCGTGCCGCGTCGCCGAGGTAGCCGCCAGCGGCGGCTGGCGGCTTACCCAGCGACGCCGGCGCTGCCGTGCCAGGTGGCCAACGCGGCGCGGAGGTCACGGCCGCGCGCGAAGCTGCGCGCCTCGATGAGGTCGACGGCTGCGGCGGCGCGGTCCCATTCGTCGGGTGAGGCGACGGCGGCCAGCTTGGTGAGGTCGTCCCGGTCGCGGGGTCGGTGGGCGTCGTCGAGCGAGATGAGCTTCATGGCGATCAGGTGACCGACCCGGGCGACCGGCGCGACGACGCCTTCGCTGACCTCGACCGGCTCGGCGGCCGCGACGATCTCGGCCTCGATGCCGGAGGCGGCGAACAGCAGGTCGACCATCGGCCCGCGCCCCCGAACCGTAGGCGCGCAGTCGAGAGTCGGCCCTGGGCGACTTGCTCGATCGCCGCGCCGACCTGATAGCCAGCCTGACGCAGCCGCCAGACGTAGGCTTCGGCGGCGGCATCGTCAGCGACGGCGACGGCGAAGTCGAGGTCGCGCGTGAACCGCGGCTCGGTACGGGTCGAGACCGCGATCCCGCAACCAGCGCCACCTCGACTTCGCTGGGCCTGGCGGCGAGGAACGCGCGGAGCGCGATGGCCAGCGCGCTCATCGACGGAGCGGGCTCGTCGCCTGACCCGTCGGCGCATCGCTCGCGCTGGCAGGCTCGGGCGCGTGGCGGATGAGCCACGCGTCGAGGCGCCGGGCGAGCTGCTCGGGCGACTCCTCGGGGTGCTCGCGCCGCAGCCGGGCGGCCATCATCGAGACGCCGAAGTCGAAGAGGTCGAGGGCCTCCTGGAGTCGGTCGCTGGGGCTGCCTTCCACGCGCACGTCATGATCTTGTCGGGCGCGCCGGCAATGTCAACCGCGTCGATCGCGAGCGGACCGGACCAGGGGGCGTTCGAGGACGGCGGCGGCGGCACCGCCAGCGCAGGCGAAGCGCGAGATCGAGGACCTCCAGGTCGATCCTCGCCGGCCTCGGCATCGTCGTCGTGCAGGTGGGCGTCAGGCCGGCCTCGAGGCACCATCACCGTCCGCCGTGATCGCCACGCTGGTGTACGCGTAGGCGATCGCGGCGTGCGCGAGGCCGGCGCCGTCGGCGGGGAGCACTGTCAGCGTCACGCCGTCCGCGTCCCTGCGCGCGGTGCTCCACTCGGCGACGAGGACCGCCAAGAGGCCGCCGCCGCTTGCGGCCAGCTGGACCCGATGCACCTCACCCGATCGTCAGGGGGGGCACCTCACCCGATCGTCAGGGCAGGCACCTCACCCCCATCGTCAGGGCGCACCCATCGCGCACCCCACCGATCGTCAGGGGCGCACCTCACCCGATCGTCAGGCGGCACGTCACCGATCGTCAGGGGCAGGCGCCTTAGCCGATCGTCAGGCGGCGACCGCAGTTGAAGCACGCACGGTGCGGCGGGCGCGGGCGGGACGGCCAGGCGGGGACCCAGGCTTCAGCGCCGACACCACGTCCCGAGATCGATCCCGGGGCCCAATCCGACTTGACAACAACGGGTCGGTCCAGTTATTCGAAATAGGAGGCGGAGACGGATTGTTCATGGAATCGTAGCGCGGAGCGGCGATGGATGGTCTTGATGGGATGAAATGTGGACTCCTATTTGTCTGTTGGTCGAACCAGTGTGTCGGAGATCACATCCCTCGCAATCGGCACAAAAGGGACGCAACCACGGACGCAGGCGGTCGATAGCAGGGGCGCGAACCAGGCGGGCACGGTGCCCGCGACTGGCTTCGCGAAGGAGGCGCGCGTGGAGACGAACACAGCGGTGAGGATGGCGGCCAGGACTCCGGCGCCAGCCGTGTGGATGCCGGAGACGTCGGGTCGGTCGCGGTCCTGTCGGATCTGCACCTGGGCGCGTTCGGCTTCGTGGGCCGCGGCGCCAGCGTGCTCGATGTCCAGGACGGGCGCGATCCGATGGCGCCGGGCGGACCGTTCGAGCGGTTCCTGCGCGCGCAGGTCGGGCGCCACGACGCGGTCATCTTGCTCGGCGACATCCTGGAGCTGGCGCTGGCCACCTACGATCAGACGTCCCCGCGCGCGGCCCGCATGGTGTCGCTCTTGCGCGAGCACTGCACCGACACGGTCTACTTCGTGCCGGGCAACCACGACCACTACGCGTGGACGCTCGTCCAGGACGCTAGCGCGGTGACCAAGCGCTTCCCGCACTTCACGGCGAACTACTTCCCGACGCAGCAGATCGGCCAGTACAGCGACACGTTCCTGCGCACGATCGGGATCGACCACGTCGTCTATCCGACCTTGGCCTGGCGCCCGCCGCGCGGCGACGCGCACAGCTACCTGTTCCACCACGGGCACTTCTGCTCCGAGACCTACACGCTGGTCTCGAGCTTCTACCGCGATCTGTTCGACGGTCAGGTCACGCACCTCGCGCAGCTCGAGGGCCTGAACGCCGGCTGGCTCAACCTGATCTGGTACCACCTGGGCCAGGCCGGCATCGGCGTCGGCGCCAACGGGCTGGTCGAGCGCGTCTACGAGGAGCTGCGCGCGACCGGGACGTCCCCGGCCGTCGAGCGCGCGGTCGAGCGCTTGTATCGCCTCAAGCTGGCGGCGCCGGTCCGCGCGGCGCTGCGGCGCTTCGCTGACGAGGCGTGGTGGCTGACGACCGGCGCGGCCGACTGGCTGGCGAGCCGCATCGACGCGGTCATGCCGCAGTGGCTGACCAAGGCGGTGCTGGCCTACGCCGAGCACGAGGACCGCAGCGGCGGGCGCGGCGCCTCGGTCGACCGCGGGCGCGCGCTCGACGCCACGCTCGTCGCTCACGCCGACGAGCTGGTCAAGATGGTCGCCGCGACAGAGCCCCGGCTGGTGCCGGGCGCGACGACGCTGGTGTTCGGCCACACCCACGTGCAGGGCCAGGCCGCGAGCGCCACCGCGCGCTACCTCAACACCGGCGGCTGGGTGACCAGCCCCAGCGGCGGCTGGCCCGACGCGTACGTGCTGTCCATCGACGCGGCGGCGACGCCGCGATTTGTCCACTACGACGGAGGGAGGGTCTGATGTCGCGCGCGCGTGCGATCGTGTGGAACCGTGGCTACGCCGGCAAGCTGGGCTGGACGCCCGACGAGCTCGGCGCCGAGGCCTTCGACGCCGCGCTGGTGCAGCGCATCGAGGCGGTGCAGCGGCAGCTCGGCGTCGAGGTCGACGGCCTGTTCGGGCCCGCCAGCTACGCGGCGTGGCTGGCGCAGCGCGCGGTCGAGCTGACCTCAGCGCTCGCGACCGCCGTCGGCGGCGACGCGCTCGCGGTGGCCGGCCAGGTCGCGCTCGCCACGGCCAAGGCGCTGTGGCTGCGGACCGTCGTCGATCCGCCCGACGCCAGCGAGCGCTACGCCGCGTCGCGCGCGGTGGTCGACGCGCTGATCCGCTCGGACGACGGCCTGGGCTGGTCGTGGGAGAACCCGTACCGTCGCAACGGCGACTACGCGTGGTGCGGCTCGCTCGCGGCCTGGGGTTGGCGCGCCGCGGGCGTGCCGGTGGCGCTGCGCCGGCGCTACTTCGCGTCGACCTACCGCCTCGATCGCTACGCGCGCTACCGCGCCACCGGCGACGAGGCCCCGCCGCACCCGCCGCCGGACGCGCGCCGACTGCTGGTCGAGCTCGACGAGGACGCCGGCCCCGCCGACGCGATCCTCCACGACGGCTCCGAGCCGCGCGCCGGCGACATCCTGCTCGTCGGCGGCGAGCGCACCGGCTACGGCAAGCACATCTGCCTGGTCGAGTCCTACGACGTCGCGACCGGGCTGTTCACCACCATCGAGGGCAACGGCACCGGCGCCAGCCCGCGCGGCGGCCGCATCCACGGCATCGTCCGGACCCAGCGCCCGGTCGGCCTCGGCCGCGACGAGCCGCGCACGCGCTACCACGCCCGCCGGCTGATCCGGCCGTCGGTCCACGATCTGCTGATCGCCGGGCGCGCCGTCGGCGTGTCGGCGCCGGGCGACGCGGTGCTGCGAGGTGGCCCCGCTGGCGGTGCCGGCATCGCGATCGCGGTGCCGTGATGACGACGACTGTACTCATCCATTGCTGGTTTCTCGACGACGCGTCCTCGCGCGGGCTCGCCGATCGATCCACGACTGACCTGCGCGAACTGGGAGCTTGACGATGTCCACGACGTTCACGACCCTGAAGGCATATCTTGGGCTGACCTTCGCCGAGCTGGCGGTGCAGGACGCCGCGCTCAGCAGCGAGCTCACCACCGAGCTCGCCCTGCGCGAGGTCAACTACGACACTCCCGAGCCCATCGGCACGGTCCCGATGGTCCGCCAGCTCATCGAGGAGACGCGCCTCGAGGAGGTGATCGGCCTCGCGGGGGTGTCCGAGGCGGCCCAGACCGCGCTCCGGGCGTACGTCTCGCCGGAAGCGATCGACGACGGCGTGCTGCAGCTGCACGTCAGCAAGACCGAGATCACCGCCGCCGAGGCCACCTCGATGGGGAGAATGCTCGAGCGCTACTTCGTGTGCGAGGACTCTGTCGAACTCGTCGGGGCGCTCGACAAGGACGGCGACAACGTGGCGATGGCGGAGCGGTCGGCGGCGTACTGGCTGGACACGCTGTCTGGCGTGACCCTCCCGGACGGGACCAAGCTTGAGGCGGTCGCCGAGGTGATCGCCCGCCGCCTGGAGGTGCTCTACCCAGGCGCGGCCGTGCGCGGACGGATCCCGCCGGTCGTCGAGACCGTGCAGAAGGCCGCGCTCGACGCGCTGGTGGTCCTCGAGGCGCGCAACCCGCGGCGCTTCGACGGGACGTTCGCCGACCTGGACGTCAAGGACGCGCCGTCCGAGGACCTCCCGATGCTGCAGGCGCACTGGGGCGAGCTCATGAAGATGGTGCGCGGCTGTCCGGGCCTGGGGCTCGAGCAGGTGTTCGACGACCTCGGCCTGACGACCGGCCAGCGCTACGCCGCGATGGCGGCGCGGATCGGGCGGTTCATCGCGGCGATCACGAGCGCGTCGGGCCCGTCGTCGCGTTTCGACGCGCTGGCGCTGGACCTTTCCCGGACAGCACGGCCTGGACGCGGTTCAACATCACCACCTTCTCCGAGCCCGTGAAGGCGACCATCCGCGCCTACCAGCGGATGCGCGTCGTCGGCAAGAACCTCGACGTCGCCGCGACGCTCCTCGCGGCCGGCTACGCATCGGCGCTGGCGGTCGCCCGGGCCCGCGTGTCAGACATCCAGGCGCTGCCGGGCCTGAGCGGCAGCAAGGGCGAGCAGGTGTGGGAGACCGCGCGCCAGCTCAGCACCGACGCGGCGCTCTTCGTCGCCGGCATCTCCGACCAGATCGGGGGCGCCCTCGATCCGCTGCCGACCCGGCCGCCGCCGAGCGTGGGCCAGTCGTTCGCCACGCTCGAGGGCTACGCCGATCTGTTCGGCAACCAGTCGTACTGCGACTGCGCGCACTGCGCGTCGATCCTCGGGCCGGCGGCCTACTTCGTCGACCTGATGGACTTCGTCAAGCGCGAGGTCGGCGCGCAGGTGCCGGTCGGCAACGCGCTCGCGCTCAAGACCCGCCGGCCCGATCTGTGGACGTTCCCGCTCACCTGCAGCGCGACGAACGATCTGGTGCCGACGCTGGCGATCGTCAACGAGGTGCTCGAGAACGCCATCGCCTCGCGCACCGGCTACGCGAGCGCCTTCGACGACCGCCTCGCGGTCGAGGGCCACGTCTACCAGAGCGCCGCCGGGCTGCCGGGCCGCACGGCCTCGTTCGCCCAGCCGTTCGCGCTGGGGCTGGCGCAGACCTCGGCGCAACTGACGGCCTTCGGCGTCGACCGGCCGGCGCTGGCGGAGGCGGTCGGCGCCACCGAGGCGCACGGTCGCCGCGTGCGCCTGGGCATCAGCACCGCGGTCGAGGCGCTGATCACCACGGCGCGGACCAGCTTCAGCTCGCTGTCCGAGGTGTACGGCATCGCGTTGTCCGGAACGCCCGCAGCGGAGGTGGACGCCACGGTGCTCGCCCCGGCGATGAGCCTCGACCGGGCC from the Myxococcales bacterium genome contains:
- a CDS encoding metallophosphoesterase, which gives rise to MDAGDVGSVAVLSDLHLGAFGFVGRGASVLDVQDGRDPMAPGGPFERFLRAQVGRHDAVILLGDILELALATYDQTSPRAARMVSLLREHCTDTVYFVPGNHDHYAWTLVQDASAVTKRFPHFTANYFPTQQIGQYSDTFLRTIGIDHVVYPTLAWRPPRGDAHSYLFHHGHFCSETYTLVSSFYRDLFDGQVTHLAQLEGLNAGWLNLIWYHLGQAGIGVGANGLVERVYEELRATGTSPAVERAVERLYRLKLAAPVRAALRRFADEAWWLTTGAADWLASRIDAVMPQWLTKAVLAYAEHEDRSGGRGASVDRGRALDATLVAHADELVKMVAATEPRLVPGATTLVFGHTHVQGQAASATARYLNTGGWVTSPSGGWPDAYVLSIDAAATPRFVHYDGGRV